The genomic stretch GACTGGAAATTCAATTCATGAGTTGCATTTCAATTCAATCCCTTAACTGAGGAAATGTAAAAGTGAATTGATCCCAACACTGATCTACAGGAAGTCAAGCTAAGTAGGAGGGATATCGAGGACTGAACCTTTGAAATATTCAAAAGTGTCTGGATCTGTGCACAcataggcggcaggtagcctagtggttagaacgttgggccagtaaatgaAAGGTTcgtggatcaaatccccgagctgattgtaaataagatgttgttcttaactgacttgcctagttacattttaaatttaaaaaaaaataaaaatctgcgCCAATATTACTGCATACCTCAAGCTCCTTAATTTTCTCATCTGCTGTCTTCTGTTTGTAAGTCAGCTGTGTGTTGATATCTTCTTTAGACTGCAAGATGAacctgagagagcaagagacagaggagagcatGAAGTCAGTGTGTGAGGTGTCTCAAAAACCCAACCCTAGGCAAACAGCAGAGACTAGGGTCTGGTTTGTTTCAATGACGGACTCTTTTAGCATAGAGTAAGGGTCTCCAACAGGTCAATCGCAAGCTTCCAGTAGCTCGCAGCCCACATAGGAGTAGCTCGCCAAACAACTCAGAAAGTACATGCAATTTTTCATGTTTTCTACTGcaaactgtcataaacaaatCTCACAAGTATCAAACACCACAAGCTCCCGGCTACTATCTAATCAACGGAACATTGACATTTTTCCACACCTGGTTAAACACTATTGGCGTAAAAAGCCAAACATAATACAATATCTGCCAATTAATTTCCAGCAATATAGCCTGTCTGTGTGGTGCATGCgtttctctatcactctgtgtgtaACAGAAATACTTTCCCCAAAACCTTTTCAATTGAATGGTAAGtgcaaagtaggcttacctggcagaagtatATCATGAGTAAGTATATAATTTGTATCTACCATGTTATTTGCTAACTGACATGAAATGAGCAGCAGCCATACAGAACCATTGCTAGACCGACACATTTCTCACTCGCTAGATGCACAATTAAAAGGCCCAGATGCGCAATTAAAGgagaattacacacacacacacacacacacaaaatatatatattcaagaCCTAAAAAAAAATGATATTCTAATGTGATTTACGCATTGACATGGATGACATGGATAACTTGGGAGTATATAGCTCCGGAAAAAattaagagaccactgcaaaattatcagtttctctggttttactatttataggtatgtgtttgggtaaaattaacTTATgattttattctataaactactgacaacatttctcccaaatacaaatattgtcatttagagcatttatttgcagaaaatgacaactggttAAAAGAACAAAAAAtatgcagtgttgtcagacctcgaataatacaaagaaaataagttcatattcatttttaaacaaaaCAATAATGCTTGATCTTTGGAAGtgttcagaaatcaatatttgatggaataaccctgattttcaatcacagctttcatgtgtcttggcatgctctccaccagtctttcacattgatgttggatGACTTCATGCCACTCCTGGCGCAAAAATTCAAGCAGCTcggctttgtttgatggcttgtgaccatccatcttcctcttgatcacattccagaggtttcaatagggttctggtctggagattgggctggccataacagggtcttgatctggtggtcctccatccacaccttgattgacgtggctgtgtggcatggagcattgtcctACTGGAAAAACCCTAGATGCCTAGTTTGCGTCAACTATTATTATCCAacgcatacaatgacattcaagacgattctgtgcttccgactttgtttggggaagtccctttcctgttccagcatgacaatgcccccgtgcacaacacaaggtccatagagaaatgttttgtccagatcggtgtggaagaacttaactggtctgcacagagctctgatctcaaccccatcaaatacctttgggatgaattggaatgccgactgcgagccaggcctaatcgcccaacatcagtgcccaacctcactaatgctcatggctgaacagaagcaagtccccgcagcaatgttccaacatctagtagaaagccttcccggaagagtgggggctgttatagcagcaaaggggggaccaactccataataaATACTATGATTTGTAATGAgattcgacaagcaggtgtccacatacttttggtcatgtagtgtatgctttgatttctaagacattctaaggtttgtatcattcacaactaaagttccCAAATAACAaaatctagcatataggacctgtttcaaattatCCCTTTTACACTCACTTCATAAGCACACTCGCTCCATAATGGTAAAAATATCATTTCTATTTCATTCAGCTacgttcaattatattcttcttactataaaatcataatataaaataatggcacggAACTGATAAGAatatcttgtcagctaaatgaacaagccaaACAATGGCAATGAACATAGCCAGATAACTAACATAGCATtgggctcccgggtggcgcaggggtctaaggcactgcaactcagtgctagaggcgtcactacagacaccctggttcaaatccaggctgtatcacaaccggccgtgattgggagccccatagggcagCACATAATTGGCCCGAATTTGTTCATAattggcttgcctagttaaataaattaaaaatatatataaaaaacgaattttgttcttctgaaatacattttctttatatcatgtttcttttAGAACGGactcaaataaataatggatttatggTGATGGTGTATATTTGGCATGACGGcggtcttttgcatgacaataactaGCTGACAATTTCATGCCCGCCACAGGCCTAGTTGGGGTCGCAAGAATTTTCAGATATGAAAATAGGGTTGTGGGCAAAAACGTTTGGGAACCCCTGTATTAGAGTATATGACAAGATGAACAGTCATCtacaacagtggttcccaaattgTGGGGCTTGCCCcctagaattgcaagaaaatatgttttttaaactgcaaaatgttctttgcaccccatgacaaaatgtgtagaattgaaaGAAATCAGTTTTTAACCTGTAAAATTCTCTCCACCATCAAGAGTGATTTGAACAGTTTGTTTCATAAACAGTGCTTGTCCCCATTTGAAATATACATGGTGAGTTTTATAACAATACAAATATATAACATTTAATGTTGTTACTCATAACTATTTATAACAAATGTTACATATATATGTATCTGTTATAATTCATATATAGGCTACATGAATACATACATAAGGACTACCTATGTTTCTTCATGGGAAGTGTTCTATTAGTGAAATCCAATAGTAAACAGCCAGAGAATACTACTCACATGCGTCCTACTCCTTCATACATGCGGGTGTTGTCTGGTAGGGTTTTTATTTCTGCATGTGTCAGGTTGGCATGTTTCTTCATGCGAGTGAGCTGGTCGATCTGAAGATCTGCCAGTTTCGCCTTTTGTTGTGTGTCAATCATTTTCGATTGCAGCTCTGCAAAGGCCTGCATGAACAAATATGACAGCATTATTTCAAACATCAAAAATCAGACCTGCGTTTctataaaaaatacatatttgaaaTCGCTTGAACAATTGCTTTAGGCTGCCTGCAGTCTTCGGTGGGTGGGGTTTACACTTTTAGGACTTTTCTATTGCAATAGGCAAGCTCAAGACTAGCAGAGTTTTAGTAAGTATTTGAAATGATGGCAAATAGTGAACATAGGTCTGGTCAAAATGATCCCATTGTCCTATCACTGAGTCACATCTCTGCTCATTATAGCTAGCGTTAGTTAGCAGGCTAGCTATAACAGCCTTGTACTTTGACTTGTTTTAGTTTTGTTTGACTAGCTATGTCTAATATTGTCTGATAAATGTAAGTGATGACTCATCGTGTCAAATATTTCATCTAGCTAGTATCTACACACTGTTGCTAGATAGCTAACCCAACTGCCAcgagctagctaactaactgacAGCGCATGAATTCAGAAACTAACGTtggctagcaagctaacgttagcgcaCAAGCCATGCAGCATGACTCAATCACATCTTAACGCTTTGTTATAAATAACACATACATCATTTTTGGTAAACTGTTGAATAATTTCCCCGTTACACTTAACTTATTCGACCATTGTATTTGATAGAAAGAATGAAAAGAGGATTAAATGATTTACCTTCTTCAGCTCTAAATCTATGGGGGCCGCCATGTTGAACACGAGAACGTAACAACGAACCACGCCCATAAAATTATCTTACAGTTTCTGCCTTCTTCAGCCGGCCCAGAGACGTACTTTTACCATGCATCATTTTATTTGACAGATGGATTTCTGAAAAACATTTGGTTTAATGATTATGGCTGGTATAATGTCATATTTTGCCAGCATCATCTAAGCTGTAATACATGTTCTCTGTATGTGAGAGTACTAAGGCCTCTGCCTTGAGGTCTATACCTTTATGGCACAGGTGGTAgtgaatcaaataaaatgttattggtcacataatcATTTCGCTACATccgctaaatatgtgtatgttcCTTGCTCCaactatgcagtaatatctaacaatacaagcaaatctaaaaagtaaaataatggaattaattcAAAtttaaatattaggatgagccaGAATATAAATACAGTGcaacactttttccacatttgttactcagtactttgttgaatcacctttggcagcgattacagcctggagtcttcttgggtatgacgttacaagcttggcacacctgtatttggggagcttctcccattcttctctgtagaccctctcaagctcaagtcaggttggatggggagtgtcgctgtacagctattttcaggtctctctagagatgttaggtcgaattcaagtccgggctctggctgggccacttaaggacattcagagacttgtcccgaagacactcctttgtcttggctgtgtgcttagggtcgttgtcctgttggaaggttaaccgttgccccagtctgaggtcctgagggctctggagcaggtttcatcaaggatctctctgtactttgctccattaatctttccctcgatcctgactagtctcccagtccctgccgctgaaaaacatacccacagcatgattctgccaccaccatgcttcaccgtagggatggtgccaggtttcctccagatagacgtgacacttggcattcaggctaaagagttcaatcttggtttcgtcagaacaaagaatcttgtttctcattgtttgagagtcctttaggtgccttttgtgaaactccaagcaggctgtcatgtgcatttgactgaggagtggcatctgcctggccacttttccataaaggcttgattagtggagtgctgcagagatggttgtccttctgtaaggttctcccatctccacagaggaactctggagctctgtcagagtgaccatcaggttcttgggtacctccatgaccaaggcccttctctcccgattgctcagtttggctgtgtggacagctctaggaagagtcttggttgatCCAaattgcttccatttaagaatgatggaggccactgtgttctcttcaaatgttatttgtcacatgcgtcaaatacaataggtgtaggcCTTACAGTGACGAATGTGtgtgaaaaataacaaataactaaagagcaacaacaaaataacagtaacgaggctatatacagggggtaccggtacagagtcaatgtgcggaggcacaggttagtcgagttactatgtgcagtaccagtcaaaagtttgtacacacctactcattcaagggtttttctttagttttacatTGTTGAAAAAGAgatggcagagtgaaggaaaagcagccaacaagtgctcagcatatgtgggaactctttcaagattATTGAAAaccattccaggtaaagctggttgagagaatgccaagagtgtgcaaagctgtcttcaaggcaaagggtggctactttgaagaatctcaaatataaattatatttggatttgtttaaaacttttttggttacttcttccatatgtgttatttcatagttttgatgtcttcacaattattcgacaatgtagaaaatagtaaacacaaagaaaaacctttgaatgagtaggtgtgtccaaacttttgactagcactgtacatgtaggtagaggtaaagtgactatgcatagataataaacagagtgtaGCAGCAGCTACAGCAGCTAGtacaggtagccatttgataaactgttcagtagtcttatggctagggggttcaagctgtttagaagccttttggacctagacttggtgcactggtactgcttgccgtgcagtagtagagagaacagtctatgactagggtggctggagtctttggcaatttttagggctttcctctgacactgcctggtatagaggtcctggatggcaggaagcttggccccagtgatgtactgggccgttgttagtggaattctaaattcctctgtattatttcccaatcagaattcattactctgtcaatgcattctaAAGGGATTGTAAGACCCAATATTTTTTATAAgaaatggacagagccccggtcttaaaagtcaggtaacagcgtttaattcaagagagtactgagtacatacacattttaccacaggttataaactgaaaatgacgtctgCGTTTCCTAAATGTTCTATCTCTTCATAACACCGGTAGAGAGGCCATATAGTTCTCGAGCCTCCTCTCctaaagccaaggtcagtcactgtaaatcagcattctagacagtctggagattgtccgtccctgccatctggagatagttcattcatttgtacaaggaacagaccgtcattgttactaaactcctgactatattatatacaattgggaatggaagcaagagagaaaattcatatatgtacagtacatcatagcatttggactagtcagttctgattggaatgtatacataattagtcatttcaaccataatttcctccaacagccgtacgcactaccctctgtatatctgaggacccatgccaaatcttttcagtctcctgagggtgaacaggcattgtcgtgccctcttcacagccacaactgtcagtaagagtgtccatcattgagtctttgaatgaagagatggagataaaactgtccaatttgagtgttttttgcagctcgttccagtcgctggctgcagtgaactgaaaagaatAGCGacacagggatgtgtgtgctttggggacctttaacagaatgtgactggcagaacaggtgttgtatgtggaggatgagggctgcagtaggagaggatctgcagagaagaattggagaaactccccaaatacagatgtgccaagcttgtagcgccatacccaagaagacttgatgctgtaatcactaccaaaggtgcttcaacaaagtaccgagtaaagggtctgaatacttaagtaaatgtgatatcagtttttatTTGTGATaagtttgcaaaaatgtttaaaaacctgatttttaaaaatgtattaattccattattttactttttagattAGCTTgtgttgttagatattactgcacagttggagctaggaacataatcatttcgctacacccacaatagaATCTgttaaatgtgtgtatgtgatcaataacatttgatttgatttgattcacggCCCCCGGGGCAAAataagtttgacacccctgatgtAAAGTCTATCAGGCCATTATCATTGTGTAATTGAAAGACACTGTCACCAGATTCTCAGGGATGTGCATCGGCCTTCAGTTTGACCCTCTCCTCATTGTCAAAGTTGTATTCACCTTGCTTATGATACCTGATATAACAATGGATAAATACTGTAAATATGTGCCATTCGTGGAAAGGACAGGTGCACAGAGTTGTTGATCCTGAAACAACTCAAACCTTCTCAAAGACAGAAACAGGCACTGAGGCACACTGACCTGATGGCCATTACAATGGTCATGACTGTCAGATACAGAAAGGATACCCTTATGATGTATTTTACATCATATTATGCTGCGTTTTGCATCATacagggatgatttctgtattttgaacattacatatcttgaaaacttgatcgCTGGCGAGCAAAAATAAATAGGGACTATGCCAACAATGGACAAATTAAACAAATAACAAAAGATCAATTTTGGGTGGATTTTTTCTAAGCACAGgcagcatagaaatagcacacatagaacagatctatcgCTTTTtatacttgctttcaatgagaatgacccAAAAAGTAACATATtgcagtattattattttttttactccgctgtcaagaggggggccgctaaaatgttttgctctgACTGCATGAGTAGGTATGGATGTCATTACACAGACCCAagagccactgcggcccctcatgatgagttcagatttttttgtgtcccccaccccatcaaagttgcccatccctggtctagaGGGTTTATTGCATGTGATAACTTCATGCAGGAGAGAGGCAgccgttgtcacgccctgacctgcgtattctttgttttctttatatattttggttaggtcagggtgtgacatagggTGATGTATATGTTTTGTACTGTCTAgaggttttgtaggtttatgtggttgtttaccatctaggtgtttatgtatgtctatggttgcctagattggttctcaattagaggcagctgtttatcgttgtctctgattgggaaccatatttaggcagccatcttctttgggtatttcatgggttattgtctatgtgatgttgcatgtttgcactcagtTTTGATAGCGGTCACGGTCGtcttattttgtttgtttagtgtacttcatGTTTTTTCGTCTTTCATTAAaaagatgtattcacatcacatttggtctcctcactatgaCGATCGTGATAGCCGTGatgatattttatttttgataatTGTGTAGCTGGGAGATTGATTAATTTCAGTTTGACCTTTCATGCCTACTTTTTATTGAAACAGTTTTTATTAACTATGTCTGTTGCTGattattattacagtataataaCTATAAGTTGAAAATATTGTTAAGTTTCAaatcatacagtatgtagagcAGCAGTAGTAAGAACCTGACAGGGGAATTGAGAAAAATAC from Oncorhynchus tshawytscha isolate Ot180627B linkage group LG09, Otsh_v2.0, whole genome shotgun sequence encodes the following:
- the pfdn1 gene encoding prefoldin subunit 1, coding for MGVVRCYVLVFNMAAPIDLELKKAFAELQSKMIDTQQKAKLADLQIDQLTRMKKHANLTHAEIKTLPDNTRMYEGVGRMFILQSKEDINTQLTYKQKTADEKIKELEQKKTYLERTVKDAEDNIREMLMSRRAQ